One part of the Parabacteroides distasonis ATCC 8503 genome encodes these proteins:
- a CDS encoding efflux RND transporter periplasmic adaptor subunit, giving the protein MKKQNRLMKTAIALWCIVAVGCKQSPVIQQSSGYTTMTVFTSEKTLSNNYSASIRGKQDIDIYPQVSGFITKLCVTEGESVKKGQVLFIIDQVPYQAALNTAIANVEAAKASVATAQLTYDSKQELYKNKVVSEFDLKTAYNTLLSAKAQLAQAEAQEINARNNLSYTEVKSPSNGVIGTLPYRVGALVSANLPKPLTTVSDNSEMYVYFSMTENQLLALTRQYGSKDKALENMPEIELQLNDKSLYPQTGKIETISGIIDQNTGTVSLRAAFPNEEQLLNSGGSGNVIIPVTYDNCVVIPQAATFEIQDRVFVFKVVDGKTQSAPVEVTRVNGGQEYIVNAGLNSGDVIVAEGVGLLREGTPIEVKQN; this is encoded by the coding sequence ATGAAAAAGCAAAATCGATTGATGAAGACTGCGATCGCCTTATGGTGTATCGTAGCTGTTGGGTGTAAACAAAGCCCTGTAATCCAACAAAGTTCAGGGTATACGACAATGACCGTATTCACTTCGGAGAAAACTTTATCCAATAATTACTCGGCGAGTATACGAGGAAAACAGGACATCGATATTTATCCGCAAGTATCCGGCTTTATTACAAAGCTCTGCGTAACGGAAGGCGAGAGTGTAAAAAAAGGACAAGTCTTATTTATTATTGATCAAGTTCCTTATCAAGCGGCCTTAAACACCGCCATTGCGAACGTAGAGGCCGCTAAGGCATCTGTAGCGACAGCGCAACTGACCTACGACAGTAAACAAGAATTGTATAAAAACAAAGTAGTTTCCGAGTTCGACCTAAAGACCGCCTACAACACTCTACTCTCGGCAAAAGCCCAATTAGCCCAAGCGGAGGCACAAGAGATAAACGCCCGTAACAACCTTTCTTACACGGAAGTGAAAAGCCCCTCGAACGGCGTCATCGGAACCCTGCCTTATCGTGTAGGCGCATTAGTAAGCGCAAACCTGCCCAAACCGCTCACCACGGTATCGGACAATTCCGAGATGTATGTGTATTTCTCCATGACCGAGAATCAGCTATTGGCCTTGACCCGTCAATACGGCTCGAAAGACAAAGCCTTGGAGAATATGCCCGAGATAGAGCTTCAACTGAACGATAAATCGCTTTATCCCCAAACGGGAAAGATCGAGACGATCAGCGGCATTATCGATCAAAACACCGGAACAGTCAGCTTGCGTGCCGCATTCCCGAACGAGGAGCAATTATTGAATAGCGGGGGCTCCGGGAATGTGATCATTCCGGTTACATACGATAACTGCGTCGTAATTCCCCAAGCCGCCACGTTCGAGATCCAAGACCGGGTATTTGTCTTCAAGGTAGTGGACGGCAAGACGCAATCCGCCCCCGTAGAAGTGACCCGTGTGAACGGAGGACAAGAGTATATCGTAAACGCCGGATTGAATAGCGGCGACGTGATCGTAGCCGAAGGCGTAGGTTTATTGCGTGAAGGAACACCGATTGAAGTAAAACAAAATTAA
- a CDS encoding helix-turn-helix domain-containing protein produces MNPFEIERGESFIIGDSDLRELLDRPYKSGYGMILFCYKGTANISVDLSRWDIRRNTVIVLIPDTILTLNASSEDFKVQYISFSKVLFDEAVFRLDPPFFRFIKDSPCYTHPADQEETINVIIRLFWLIYMDRNNVYRDMIVKNQLQCFFLNMYDKTRYSFSSRQQNGCNRGEELFHKFINCIHAHYLDQKEVSFYANELCISPRYLSTITRQVAGESAKTIIDRHIILETKVLLRTTEMTVQEITNHLNFPSQSYLGRYFKKHTGESPIEYRMKRK; encoded by the coding sequence ATGAATCCATTTGAGATAGAGAGAGGAGAGTCGTTCATAATAGGCGATTCCGATTTGAGGGAGTTATTGGATCGTCCTTACAAGAGCGGATATGGCATGATCTTATTTTGCTATAAAGGAACGGCGAATATATCCGTCGATTTGAGCCGATGGGATATCCGGCGCAACACGGTGATCGTATTGATACCGGATACGATCCTGACGTTGAATGCGAGTAGCGAGGATTTCAAGGTACAATATATATCCTTTTCGAAGGTCTTGTTCGACGAGGCCGTATTCCGGCTGGATCCGCCCTTTTTCCGCTTCATAAAGGATAGCCCTTGCTATACGCATCCCGCCGATCAGGAGGAGACCATAAATGTGATCATCCGGCTGTTTTGGCTGATTTACATGGATCGGAATAACGTGTACCGTGATATGATCGTGAAAAACCAGTTGCAATGCTTCTTCCTTAATATGTATGATAAGACAAGGTACTCCTTTTCGAGCCGCCAGCAAAATGGGTGCAACCGTGGGGAGGAGTTGTTCCATAAGTTCATCAATTGCATCCATGCCCATTATCTCGACCAGAAAGAGGTCTCTTTCTATGCGAACGAGCTTTGTATCTCTCCCCGTTATCTCTCCACTATCACCCGGCAAGTGGCGGGCGAGTCGGCGAAGACCATTATAGACCGGCATATCATATTGGAGACAAAGGTGTTGTTGCGTACCACGGAAATGACCGTGCAGGAGATAACGAACCACTTGAACTTTCCCAGCCAATCCTATCTGGGACGGTATTTCAAGAAGCATACGGGGGAGTCACCCATAGAGTATCGAATGAAAAGGAAGTGA
- a CDS encoding dicarboxylate/amino acid:cation symporter, with the protein MLKKILSNTIVRLILAVLIGLLVGLAVNESVLKAVMIVKQITGQIIFFLVPLIILGFVAPSIARLKSNASKVLLFAFSIAYLSSVGAATFGAVVGYELIPHLHIQTASEGLKDIPPMLFNLEIPPVMSVMSALVLAVMLGLSTAWVKSEEMERLLEVFQNMVLKLVERVLMPVLPLFIAANFCVLSYEGAITKQLPIFLSVLLIVIICHYIWLTLLYVVASIYSRKNSWGVLKYYGPAYLTALGTMSSAATLGTALTCAKKSKILREEVIDVTVPLFANIHLCGSILTEVFFVLTVSLILYGSMPDFTTMFVFIILLGFFAIGAPGVPGGTVLASLGLIIAILGFDEAGTALLLTIFALQDSFGTACNVTGDGALTLITDTFDQGQTGKASTAL; encoded by the coding sequence ATGCTGAAAAAGATTCTTTCCAACACGATCGTACGGTTGATACTGGCCGTCTTGATCGGACTTCTGGTTGGGCTTGCCGTAAACGAGTCTGTGTTAAAAGCGGTCATGATCGTAAAACAAATTACGGGACAGATTATTTTCTTCTTGGTTCCGTTGATCATTCTAGGATTCGTGGCGCCTTCTATCGCCCGCTTGAAAAGCAACGCATCCAAAGTCTTATTATTCGCTTTTAGTATCGCATACCTGTCATCGGTTGGCGCCGCTACCTTTGGCGCCGTTGTGGGTTATGAATTAATACCGCATTTGCATATTCAAACCGCCTCGGAAGGTCTAAAAGACATCCCTCCCATGTTGTTTAATCTAGAGATTCCGCCAGTGATGAGCGTTATGTCGGCATTGGTATTGGCCGTGATGCTGGGACTTTCTACCGCATGGGTTAAATCCGAGGAGATGGAGAGGTTGCTGGAAGTATTCCAGAACATGGTACTTAAATTGGTAGAACGGGTCTTGATGCCGGTCCTGCCGCTTTTCATCGCCGCAAATTTCTGTGTCCTTAGTTATGAGGGGGCGATTACAAAGCAGTTGCCTATCTTTTTATCCGTCCTGTTGATTGTCATCATTTGCCATTACATCTGGTTGACCTTACTGTATGTAGTCGCATCGATCTACTCCCGGAAAAATAGCTGGGGCGTATTGAAATACTACGGACCCGCTTATTTGACAGCCTTAGGCACCATGTCATCCGCCGCCACCTTGGGCACGGCCTTGACCTGCGCCAAGAAAAGCAAGATCTTGCGAGAGGAAGTAATTGACGTGACTGTCCCCCTGTTTGCGAACATCCATCTATGCGGCTCTATCTTGACGGAAGTGTTTTTCGTATTGACCGTCTCGCTAATATTATATGGCAGCATGCCGGACTTCACGACGATGTTCGTATTTATCATCTTGCTTGGTTTCTTCGCGATCGGCGCTCCCGGCGTACCGGGCGGTACGGTGCTCGCCTCATTGGGCCTGATCATCGCTATCCTAGGTTTCGACGAGGCGGGAACGGCATTATTGCTTACGATATTCGCTTTGCAAGATAGCTTCGGTACGGCTTGCAACGTGACGGGAGATGGTGCTCTTACCTTAATCACGGATACGTTCGATCAAGGGCAAACGGGAAAAGCTTCCACAGCTTTATAA
- a CDS encoding SGNH/GDSL hydrolase family protein, translated as MKNMKQALLVAGCLLATTTLFAQTEKGDWAQFGRYAEANKTVKVPSNVVFMGNSITDGWWPADSTFFIRNNFVDRGISGQTTSEMLVRFRQDVINLKPKAVVILAGINDIAHNNGVIALENVFGNLVSMAELAKANHIKVIFCSVLPAYDFPWRPGMQPADKVIQLNKWIKEYADKNGLTYVDYHSAMKDERNGLPANLSKDGVHPTLEGYKIMEKIVLEAIHKTVK; from the coding sequence ATGAAAAACATGAAACAAGCTTTACTGGTAGCGGGTTGTTTATTGGCTACCACTACGTTATTTGCCCAGACCGAGAAAGGGGACTGGGCTCAGTTTGGTCGTTATGCGGAGGCTAACAAGACCGTGAAAGTTCCTTCGAACGTGGTATTTATGGGGAACTCCATTACAGACGGATGGTGGCCGGCGGATTCGACTTTCTTTATCCGGAATAACTTCGTAGACCGTGGGATCAGCGGACAGACAACCTCGGAGATGCTAGTTCGTTTTCGCCAAGACGTTATTAACTTGAAACCGAAAGCCGTGGTGATCTTGGCGGGAATCAATGATATCGCTCACAATAACGGTGTGATCGCCTTGGAAAACGTGTTTGGGAACTTGGTCTCTATGGCAGAATTGGCGAAGGCAAATCATATCAAGGTGATTTTCTGCTCCGTATTGCCGGCTTATGATTTTCCTTGGAGACCGGGTATGCAACCGGCCGATAAGGTTATCCAGCTCAATAAATGGATCAAGGAGTATGCGGATAAGAATGGTTTGACATACGTGGATTATCATTCCGCCATGAAAGATGAGCGAAACGGATTGCCCGCTAACCTGTCGAAAGATGGTGTGCATCCTACCTTGGAAGGCTATAAGATCATGGAGAAGATCGTGCTGGAGGCCATTCATAAAACCGTGAAGTAA
- a CDS encoding glutaminase domain-containing protein produces MRNYLLALSCCMALSCCTQVKVSEVYTAAAENSLRAPAVPLVTIDPYTSAWSFADQLNDESVRHWTGRDYPLLGGIRVDGKSYRFMGMDDIQVTSVIGMASDGLWEADYTMSQPAGDWFAEAYDPKSWKRGKAAFGTEDNPNRSTPWSTGDIWVRRTFDWPSDEQKDALYLQYSHDDNIEVYLNGKQIAVAGNGLDYDLLKEIPEAVAESLKPTGNVLAAHCRNNGGGAYVDMGIMRKVKRGDTFDEKAIQKSMNVMPTQTFYTFECGGVSLDLIFTAPFLLNDLEAMTSPFNYITYQVRSIDGKDHDVQLYMEATPQWAVNTIDQEVTFEKTETPDLIYLKTGTIDQEVLAKTGDDVRIDWGYFYLAIPKKPGVSATIDEYYATKKAFMTTGNLPAGSQSLSSDMREQMTVLAYTDPIGKVSKETVSGHLMIGYDDLYSIQYFQDNRMPYWKHDGKVDIHQAFEKGEASYEDLMRRCGSFDSSLMSETSAVGGKKYAELCAIAYRQAIAAHKLVTDKEGTLLFLSKENFSNGSIGTVDITYPSAPLFLVYNTDLLKGMMNPIFYYSESGQWKKPFPAHDVGTYPVANGQTYGGDMPVEESGNMLVLATAIAIVDGNADYAAQHWEVLTTWANYLLKEGLDPKNQLCTDDFAGHFAHNTNLSIKAIMGVAGYGKLAEMLGKADIARQYTEVAREMAAKWVKMANDGDHYRLTFDKPGTWSQKYNLVWDRLLGLNIFPKEVAATEMAYYKTKQNKYGLPLDNREDYTKSDWILWSACLTGSMEDFNALMVPVWNYANETTSRVPLSDWHFTSDGTQRGFQARSVVGGYFMKMLEKKLGK; encoded by the coding sequence ATGAGAAACTATTTATTGGCTTTATCTTGTTGTATGGCTTTATCTTGTTGTACGCAAGTGAAAGTTTCCGAGGTATATACGGCGGCGGCAGAGAACTCTTTACGTGCTCCGGCCGTTCCTTTGGTCACGATCGACCCCTATACAAGCGCATGGTCGTTTGCCGATCAATTGAATGATGAGTCGGTACGGCATTGGACCGGCCGTGATTATCCGCTTCTAGGCGGTATACGAGTAGATGGTAAGTCATACCGTTTCATGGGAATGGACGATATACAGGTGACCTCGGTGATCGGTATGGCCTCGGATGGCTTATGGGAGGCCGATTATACGATGTCTCAGCCTGCCGGCGATTGGTTCGCCGAGGCTTATGATCCGAAAAGTTGGAAGCGGGGAAAAGCCGCTTTCGGAACGGAAGATAATCCGAATCGTTCCACGCCTTGGTCTACAGGAGATATCTGGGTACGTCGTACGTTTGACTGGCCTTCGGATGAGCAAAAGGATGCCCTCTACCTCCAATATTCGCATGATGATAATATCGAGGTGTATCTAAATGGAAAGCAAATCGCCGTGGCAGGGAACGGTCTGGACTATGATTTGCTGAAAGAGATACCGGAAGCGGTGGCGGAGAGCTTGAAGCCTACGGGTAACGTGTTGGCCGCTCATTGCCGGAACAATGGGGGAGGCGCTTATGTGGATATGGGAATCATGCGGAAGGTGAAACGAGGAGATACGTTCGATGAGAAAGCGATCCAGAAATCCATGAACGTGATGCCTACGCAAACATTCTATACCTTTGAGTGCGGTGGCGTGAGTCTGGACTTGATTTTCACGGCTCCTTTCTTGCTGAATGATCTGGAGGCTATGACTTCTCCGTTTAATTATATAACCTATCAAGTCCGTTCCATCGACGGTAAAGATCACGACGTGCAACTATACATGGAAGCCACGCCGCAATGGGCCGTGAATACGATCGATCAAGAGGTGACTTTCGAGAAAACGGAAACCCCTGATTTAATTTACCTGAAGACAGGAACAATCGATCAAGAGGTTCTGGCGAAAACCGGGGATGATGTACGGATTGACTGGGGATATTTCTATTTGGCTATCCCCAAGAAACCGGGAGTCTCCGCAACGATCGACGAGTATTATGCTACGAAGAAAGCTTTCATGACTACTGGTAATTTACCGGCTGGATCGCAAAGTCTCTCTTCGGATATGCGTGAGCAAATGACAGTCCTCGCTTATACGGACCCGATCGGCAAGGTCTCCAAGGAAACCGTCTCCGGACATTTGATGATCGGTTACGATGATTTATATTCGATCCAGTATTTCCAAGACAACCGGATGCCTTATTGGAAGCACGACGGAAAGGTGGATATTCATCAGGCGTTCGAAAAAGGGGAGGCTTCTTACGAGGATCTGATGCGGCGTTGCGGTTCCTTCGATTCTTCTTTGATGAGCGAGACGAGTGCCGTAGGAGGGAAGAAATACGCCGAGCTATGCGCTATCGCATATCGGCAGGCGATCGCCGCCCATAAGTTGGTGACTGATAAGGAAGGGACTCTCTTATTCCTTTCGAAAGAAAATTTCAGTAACGGTTCTATCGGAACAGTGGATATTACGTATCCTTCCGCCCCCTTATTCTTAGTATACAACACGGATTTATTGAAGGGAATGATGAATCCCATTTTCTATTATAGCGAGAGCGGACAATGGAAGAAACCTTTTCCGGCTCACGATGTGGGTACCTATCCGGTTGCGAACGGTCAAACCTATGGTGGCGATATGCCCGTGGAAGAAAGTGGTAATATGCTTGTGCTAGCGACCGCTATAGCAATAGTGGATGGCAATGCTGATTATGCCGCCCAACATTGGGAGGTCTTGACTACATGGGCGAATTACTTGTTGAAGGAAGGCCTTGATCCGAAGAACCAACTTTGTACGGATGATTTTGCCGGACATTTCGCCCATAACACGAACTTGTCCATCAAGGCAATTATGGGAGTTGCCGGCTACGGAAAATTGGCGGAGATGTTAGGTAAGGCCGATATCGCTAGACAATATACGGAAGTCGCCCGTGAGATGGCCGCTAAGTGGGTGAAGATGGCGAACGATGGTGATCATTACCGCCTGACTTTCGATAAGCCGGGCACTTGGAGCCAAAAATATAATCTGGTCTGGGATCGCTTGCTGGGCTTGAATATCTTCCCAAAAGAGGTTGCCGCTACGGAAATGGCTTATTACAAGACAAAACAAAATAAATATGGTTTGCCGTTGGATAACCGGGAGGATTATACGAAGTCCGACTGGATTTTATGGTCCGCTTGTTTGACCGGATCGATGGAGGATTTCAATGCGCTGATGGTTCCGGTCTGGAACTACGCCAACGAGACGACTTCACGTGTTCCTCTAAGCGATTGGCATTTTACTTCCGATGGTACGCAACGAGGTTTTCAAGCCCGTTCGGTTGTCGGGGGATATTTTATGAAGATGCTGGAAAAGAAGCTAGGAAAATAA
- a CDS encoding helix-turn-helix domain-containing protein yields the protein MLDIKTVYECNRCLGCKTLHPQVSLINLESPNLEQEAVKFEFYAILLIEDCPDGCYCCGRKYYDYSNATMVFLTPGEIFRMSENNTLPNKGYLLAFHPDLLFHTSLDNPIKNYTFFAYHKEEALHLSQRETAKVTCCLENIEDELHHAIDTHSGTILSRHIELLLDYCTRYYERQFITRENKNKAILEKLERLLDEYIISGKLENGQLPTAEYCTAELDLSVAYFNDLLRFETGKTLEEYFQFKRLSVAKTMLLKNGNTPALVARQLGYPNVQYFSLIFKKITGIAPCEYPYAQN from the coding sequence ATGTTAGATATTAAGACTGTATATGAATGTAACCGGTGCTTGGGATGCAAGACGCTGCACCCACAAGTAAGCCTCATCAATCTAGAGAGCCCGAACCTAGAGCAAGAGGCCGTAAAGTTCGAGTTCTACGCGATCCTCTTGATAGAAGACTGCCCGGACGGTTGCTATTGTTGCGGACGTAAGTATTACGATTATTCCAACGCTACGATGGTGTTTCTTACACCCGGTGAGATTTTCCGCATGAGCGAGAATAATACGCTACCCAACAAAGGGTACCTTTTAGCGTTCCATCCCGACCTATTGTTCCACACGTCATTGGACAACCCTATTAAGAACTATACCTTCTTCGCTTATCACAAAGAAGAGGCTCTGCATCTCTCTCAACGTGAGACAGCCAAAGTTACGTGTTGTCTGGAAAACATCGAGGACGAGCTTCACCATGCCATCGATACGCACAGTGGTACCATTCTATCCCGCCACATTGAATTATTATTGGATTATTGTACACGCTATTATGAGCGACAGTTCATTACCCGGGAAAATAAGAACAAGGCTATCTTGGAGAAATTGGAAAGGCTCCTCGACGAGTATATCATTTCCGGTAAATTAGAGAACGGCCAGCTACCCACCGCCGAATATTGTACGGCAGAACTGGACCTTTCTGTCGCTTACTTCAACGACCTGTTAAGATTCGAGACCGGCAAAACACTGGAGGAATATTTTCAGTTCAAACGATTGAGCGTGGCTAAGACAATGCTACTGAAAAACGGTAATACTCCCGCTTTGGTAGCACGACAATTAGGTTATCCGAACGTACAGTATTTCAGCCTTATATTTAAGAAGATCACAGGCATCGCTCCCTGTGAATATCCATATGCGCAAAACTAA
- a CDS encoding helix-turn-helix domain-containing protein gives MDKILNLDSVDLYNKLYGLETLNPLVSVIDLNKATSSVDLIRFNYGIYALYLKLEKACDIKYGRQTYDYQEGTIVCFAPGQTAETNPTTDKVQVNAHGILFHPDLLRGTSLGKNIKKYTFFSYEVNEALHLSEEERSIVMDCLKIIRMELEHGVDKHSKTLLVNHIELLLNYCMRFYERQFITRGKTNRDVLTRFENLLDEYFESTLAEQDGLPTVKYFADKLCLSSNYFGDMFKKETGKSPQEYIQEKVIELAKERISGTADTVSQIAYSLGFQYPQHSCRLFKKRVGYTPSEYRAQIGLSTNL, from the coding sequence ATGGATAAGATACTTAACTTAGATAGTGTAGACCTATATAACAAACTATACGGCCTCGAAACCCTAAATCCGCTTGTCAGTGTCATAGATTTGAATAAAGCGACGAGTAGTGTAGATCTCATCCGCTTCAATTACGGCATCTACGCACTGTATCTAAAACTAGAGAAAGCCTGCGATATCAAATACGGACGCCAGACATACGATTACCAAGAAGGCACGATCGTTTGCTTCGCCCCCGGACAAACTGCGGAAACAAATCCGACAACCGATAAAGTCCAAGTAAACGCACATGGTATTCTTTTCCATCCCGATTTACTGCGTGGAACGTCACTCGGAAAGAATATAAAGAAATATACGTTCTTTTCTTACGAGGTAAACGAGGCGTTGCATCTCTCGGAAGAAGAAAGATCTATCGTGATGGATTGCCTGAAGATCATCCGTATGGAACTGGAACATGGCGTGGATAAACATAGTAAAACCTTACTTGTAAACCATATCGAACTGCTGCTTAATTATTGTATGCGTTTTTATGAAAGGCAGTTCATCACCCGAGGCAAGACAAACCGGGATGTGCTGACACGTTTCGAAAACCTGTTGGATGAGTATTTCGAAAGTACACTCGCCGAACAGGACGGATTGCCTACGGTGAAATACTTTGCCGACAAGCTTTGCCTCTCATCGAACTATTTCGGTGACATGTTCAAGAAGGAAACCGGCAAATCACCGCAGGAATACATCCAAGAGAAAGTAATCGAGCTAGCCAAAGAACGTATCTCCGGCACGGCGGACACAGTCAGCCAAATCGCATATTCCCTCGGTTTCCAATATCCGCAGCACTCCTGTCGGCTATTCAAGAAACGGGTAGGGTACACGCCAAGTGAATACCGTGCGCAGATCGGTCTATCAACGAATCTATAG
- a CDS encoding alpha/beta hydrolase: MKKSLRELCTAIAICFCATGNLFATDNQINTDHTMDKNLNLIKDWDKVFPQSDKVSHSKVTFRNRYGITLAADMYKPKHADGKLPAIAISGPFGAVKEQSSGLYAQKLAERGFLTIAFDPSYTGESGGEPRYVASPDINTEDFCAAVDFLSTRDDVDAEHIGILGICGWGGMALNAAAIDTRIKATVTSTMYDMSRVNANGYFDAMDADARYELRKQLNEQRTADTKNGSYALAGGLPDTLPDDAPQFLKDYYAYYKTKRGYHKRSLNSNGGWNKTSALSFINMPILSYSDEIRSAVLIIHGEKAHSRYFSEDAFKKLKGDNKELLIIPGANHVDLYDQMSVIPFDKIERFFVENFK; the protein is encoded by the coding sequence ATGAAGAAGTCATTAAGAGAATTATGTACGGCAATAGCCATATGCTTTTGCGCTACGGGAAATCTGTTCGCTACAGACAATCAAATTAATACCGATCATACAATGGACAAGAATTTGAATCTAATTAAGGATTGGGATAAAGTATTCCCACAGAGTGACAAGGTGAGCCATAGTAAAGTTACTTTTCGTAATCGCTATGGCATTACGCTTGCCGCCGATATGTACAAACCCAAGCATGCGGATGGAAAATTGCCTGCTATCGCTATTAGCGGTCCGTTCGGTGCCGTGAAGGAACAATCCTCGGGTTTATATGCCCAGAAATTGGCAGAACGTGGATTTCTGACGATCGCTTTCGATCCGTCATATACAGGCGAGAGTGGCGGAGAGCCTCGTTATGTAGCTTCTCCCGACATCAATACGGAAGATTTCTGTGCGGCCGTCGATTTCCTTTCGACACGTGATGATGTGGATGCGGAACATATCGGTATCCTCGGTATCTGCGGATGGGGAGGCATGGCTCTTAATGCGGCGGCTATCGATACTCGTATCAAAGCGACCGTAACCTCTACGATGTACGATATGAGCCGTGTGAACGCTAATGGTTACTTCGATGCGATGGATGCCGACGCACGTTATGAATTGCGCAAGCAACTCAATGAACAGCGTACCGCTGACACAAAGAACGGCTCATACGCCCTTGCGGGAGGTTTGCCCGATACGTTACCCGACGATGCGCCCCAATTCTTGAAAGACTACTACGCTTATTACAAGACGAAGCGTGGTTACCACAAGCGTTCGCTCAACTCGAATGGCGGATGGAACAAGACCTCGGCTTTATCGTTCATCAATATGCCTATACTCTCGTATAGTGACGAGATTCGTAGCGCCGTATTGATTATTCATGGAGAGAAAGCGCATTCACGTTACTTCAGCGAGGATGCTTTCAAGAAACTGAAAGGTGACAATAAGGAATTGCTAATTATACCCGGAGCGAATCATGTCGATTTATACGATCAGATGAGTGTCATTCCCTTCGATAAGATTGAACGGTTCTTTGTAGAAAACTTTAAATAA
- a CDS encoding DUF3737 family protein — translation MQQIKDMEFSGERPLFASHDLQLDNVVIHAGESALKECSNIIAIGCRFEGKYPFWHVDGFTIKNSLFTEGGRAALWYSQNLVMTDTRVEAPKMFREMDGIRLENVQLPNAQETLWHCRNVELINVQIDHADYLFMHGENIKIRNYAQNGNYSFQYCKNVEIRNAVINSKDAFWDTENVTVYDSEINGEYLGWHSKNLRLVNCKISGTQPLCYAHDLMMENCTMADDCDLAFEYSSVQATINSPIRSVKNPRTGSITAGSYGEVILDENIKAPGNCQLRLWNERTCFSA, via the coding sequence ATGCAACAGATAAAGGATATGGAATTTAGTGGTGAGCGTCCTTTGTTCGCCTCTCACGATTTACAATTAGACAATGTCGTTATTCATGCCGGGGAGTCGGCATTGAAAGAGTGTAGCAATATCATAGCCATAGGCTGTCGTTTTGAGGGTAAATATCCGTTCTGGCACGTGGATGGCTTCACCATCAAGAATAGCCTGTTTACCGAAGGTGGACGTGCTGCGTTATGGTACTCCCAAAATCTAGTGATGACGGATACACGGGTGGAAGCCCCAAAGATGTTTCGGGAGATGGACGGTATCAGACTGGAAAACGTACAACTACCCAATGCTCAAGAAACCCTTTGGCATTGCCGGAACGTGGAATTGATAAATGTGCAAATAGATCATGCTGATTATTTATTTATGCACGGCGAGAACATTAAAATCCGGAACTACGCTCAAAATGGAAACTACTCGTTCCAGTATTGTAAGAACGTGGAAATCCGTAATGCGGTCATCAACTCGAAAGACGCTTTCTGGGATACGGAGAATGTTACCGTATACGATTCCGAGATTAACGGCGAGTACTTGGGATGGCACTCGAAGAACCTGCGTTTGGTAAATTGCAAAATCTCGGGTACACAGCCGCTTTGTTACGCCCACGATCTTATGATGGAGAACTGTACGATGGCAGATGATTGCGATCTAGCCTTTGAATACAGTTCCGTGCAGGCGACTATCAATAGCCCGATCCGTAGCGTGAAGAATCCCCGTACGGGAAGCATCACCGCCGGAAGCTATGGTGAGGTAATCCTCGACGAGAACATTAAGGCTCCGGGTAATTGCCAACTGAGGCTATGGAATGAACGTACTTGCTTTTCCGCATAA